One Choloepus didactylus isolate mChoDid1 chromosome 8, mChoDid1.pri, whole genome shotgun sequence DNA window includes the following coding sequences:
- the LOC119542073 gene encoding 40S ribosomal protein S3a-like, which translates to MTVGKNKRLTKGGKKEAKKKVVDPFSKKDWYDVKVPAMFNIRNIGKTLVTRTQGTKIASDGLKGRVFEVSLADLQNDEVAFRKFRLITEDVQGKNCLTNFHGMDLTHDKMCSMVKKWQTMIEAHVDVKTTDGYLLRLFCVCFTKKHNNQIWKTSYAQHQQVHQIWKKMMEIMTQEVQTNDLKEVVNKLIPDSIGKDIEKACRSLCPLHDVFVRKVKMLKKPKFELGKLMELHDEGSSSGKATGDETGAKVERSDGYEQESV; encoded by the coding sequence ATGACAGTTGGCAAGAACAAGCGCCTTACAAAAGGTGGCAAAAAAGAAGCCAAGAAGAAAGTGGTTGATCCATTTTCTAAGAAAGATTGGTATGATGTGAAAGTACCAGCAAtgtttaatataagaaatattgggAAAACACTAGTTACGAGGACTCAAGGAACCAAGATTGCATCTGATGGCCTTAAGGGTCGTGTTTTTGAAGTGAGTCTTGCTGATCTGCAGAATGATGAAGTTGCATTTAGAAAATTCAGGCTAATTACTGAGGATGTGCAGGGCAAAAACTGCCTAACCAACTTCCATGGCATGGATCTTACCCATGACAAAATGTGTTCCATGGTCAAAAAATGGCAGACCATGATTGAAGCTCATGTCGATGTCAAAACTACCGATGGTTATTTGCTTCGtcttttctgtgtttgttttacCAAAAAACACAACAATCAGATTTGGAAGACCTCTTATGCTCAGCACCAACAGGTCCACCAAATCTGGAAAAAGATGATGGAAATCATGACCCAAGAGGTGCAGACAAATGACTTGAAAGAAGTGGTCAATAAATTGATTCCAGACAGCATTGGTAAAGACATAGAAAAGGCTTGCCGATCTCTCTGTCCTCTCCATGATgtgtttgttagaaaagtaaaaatgctgaaGAAGCCCAAGTTTGAATTGGGAAAACTCATGGAGCTTCACGATGAAGGTAGTAGTTCTGGAAAAGCAACTGGAGATGAGACAGGTGCTAAAGTGGAGCGATCTGATGGTTATGAGCAAGAATCTGtttaa